One stretch of Brettanomyces nanus chromosome 4, complete sequence DNA includes these proteins:
- a CDS encoding uncharacterized protein (MEROPS:MER0026545~BUSCO:EOG09342P2H~EggNog:ENOG41) — MFFSSAFKRFSRRQFSNNVHFFSRRQASYYYFDKPRSTTQGLFLTPQHKKFLTYAGIILGVIVVSHIEEAPVTHRKRLMLCPQWLEDDLGKISYRSIMAQYGRYVLPDNNSTAIRVRKVMSRLIHAAENYRDPETGQPQNLFTSMGGKSIPFNEWKIHVIDDVAMRQETPNAFVIGDGKVFVFRSILPLCRDDDGLATVLAHELGHQLAHHIGEKLTKSPLYVSLVILSYALIGSNNIGNLAVSLGLEKPASRNMETEADYIGLMLMSTACFNPHEAPDFWARMISFESKMGGSIPELISTHPSSQRRNVNLKEWMPRAKRQYELAGCGNFAQRFKSFSLF; from the coding sequence ATGTTTTTTAGTTCTGCTTTCAAAAGATTCTCGAGAAGGCAATTCTCAAACAACGTCCACTTCTTTTCGAGAAGGCAAGCCAGCTACTACTACTTTGATAAGCCTAGAAGTACCACTCAGGGCCTGTTTTTGACTCCTCAGCATAAGAAATTCTTGACTTATGCAGGCATTATTCTTGGTGTCATTGTCGTCTCACATATAGAGGAGGCTCCAGTCACCCATCGGAAGAGATTAATGCTATGTCCTCAGTGGTTGGAAGACGATTTGGGTAAGATTTCTTACAGATCTATCATGGCACAGTATGGTAGATACGTTCTACCAGATAACAATTCAACTGCTATCAGGGTTCGTAAAGTTATGAGTCGATTGATTCATGCTGCAGAAAATTATCGAGACCCAGAAACGGGACAACCCCAAAACTTATTTACAAGCATGGGTGGTAAGTCTATCCCTTTTAATGAATGGAAGATCCATGTTATAGACGACGTGGCGATGCGGCAAGAGACACCAAATGCTTTTGTCATAGGTGATGGTAAGGTTTTCGTTTTTAGATCTATTCTTCCTCTATGCAGAGATGACGACGGTTTGGCAACTGTTCTTGCTCACGAGTTGGGCCATCAATTGGCCCACCACATAGGTGAAAAGCTTACAAAATCCCCTTTGTATGTGTCACTGGTGATTTTATCCTATGCTCTTATTGGATCCAACAATATTGGAAATCTTGCTGTTAGTCTTGGATTGGAAAAACCTGCTTCCAGAAATATGGAAACTGAAGCAGACTATATTGGTTTGATGCTTATGTCAACTGCCTGCTTTAATCCTCACGAGGCGCCAGATTTCTGGGCTAGAATGATCTCCTTTGAAAGCAAAATGGGTGGATCTATTCCTGAACTCATCAGCACCCATCCCTCTTCTCAGAGAAGAAACgtgaatttgaaggaatgGATGCCAAGGGCCAAAAGACAGTACGAACTGGCGGGATGTGGAAATTTTGCTCAAAGGTTCAAGTCATTCTCTCTGTTTTAG
- a CDS encoding uncharacterized protein (CAZy:GH5): MFDHLKMKLGAQSVITAESAADVGAKPSIKSIYQSRQNFGVNFGSLFVLEKYIFGELFIDDTSVELDAISRCVKKNGLDRTRKEMEDHWNNYCNDDDWKWLQSKGVQSIRIPVGYWGVGGGRFTQGTSFESISAVYQNAWSILIRKYIKKAADYHISILVDLHALEKGANTGDHSGQKFNQPGFWNSTKSISHTCGILSFMASELGQFDNISGLQIVNEASFDSEGKYQKRYYAHAINEIRKVNSKIPIVISDGWWAQDYAKWVNDNGGGALGVVIDDHVYRCFSDDDRSKSAEQLIQELDRTVFSDNVCEEADFIVGEYSCVLDGQTWSKTQGSRDAKVKEYGNKQVQLFRQRARAGYYFWCYKFQSGDGGEWGFRPMVDRGSIPVRNSSGNIPSEDDYNKMLNELYQQHEQYWNRQNPNEHYEHWRYKEGFTTGWADSMEFAKFDNSRIGRVVAWKDARRKEHTLARGESRFIWEWDQGFQKALDIFAGWE, encoded by the coding sequence ATGTTCGACCATTTAAAGATGAAGCTCGGAGCGCAATCAGTGATAACAGCGGAATCGGCTGCTGACGTTGGTGCTAAGCCGTCTATCAAGTCTATCTATCAATCCAGACAGAATTTTGGAGTCAACTTCGGTTCTCTTTTCGTTTTAGAGAAGTATATTTTTGGAGAGCTGTTTATTGACGATACTTCGGTGGAATTGGATGCTATCAGTAGGTGCgtcaaaaaaaatggacTAGACCGGACcagaaaagagatggaagatcATTGGAACAACTATTGCAACGATGACGACTGGAAATGGCTCCAATCAAAAGGTGTCCAGTCAATTAGGATACCTGTTGGTTATTGGGGAGTTGGTGGAGGTCGCTTCACCCAGGGAACTTCCTTTGAATCCATCTCTGCTGTGTATCAAAATGCCTGGAGTATCTTGATACGGAAGTATATTAAGAAGGCTGCTGACTATCACATCAGTATTCTAGTTGACTTGCATGCTCTTGAGAAAGGTGCCAACACTGGTGATCATAGTGGCCAGAAGTTTAACCAGCCAGGATTTTGGAACAGTACTAAGTCTATTTCCCATACCTGTGGGATTTTGTCATTCATGGCGAGCGAGCTTGGTCAATTTGATAACATCAGCGGGTTGCAGATTGTTAATGAAGCTTCGTTTGATAGCGAGGGTAAATACCAGAAAAGATACTATGCCCATGCAATTAATGAGATCCGAAAGGTCAATTCGAAGATTCCCATAGTGATAAGTGATGGCTGGTGGGCTCAGGACTACGCTAAATGGGTCAACGATAATGGAGGAGGTGCTCTTGGTGTCGTCATTGATGATCATGTCTACAGGTGCTtttcagatgatgatcgTTCCAAGTCAGCCGAACAATTGATTCAAGAACTAGATAGGACAGTATTCTCCGATAACGTATGTGAGGAGGCAGATTTTATTGTGGGTGAATACTCTTGTGTTTTAGACGGTCAGACATGGTCAAAGACTCAGGGGAGCAGAGATGCGAAAGTCAAGGAATATGGTAATAAGCAGGTGCAGCTTTTCCGTCAGCGAGCTCGTGCTGGATACTACTTTTGGTGCTACAAGTTTCAGTCGGGCGATGGAGGAGAATGGGGGTTCCGACCAATGGTTGACCGAGGTAGTATTCCGGTTCGTAATTCCTCTGGAAACATACCCAGCGAGGACGATTACAATAAGATGTTAAACGAATTATACCAACAACATGAACAGTATTGGAACCGACAGAATCCGAACGAACACTATGAGCATTGGAGATACAAAGAAGGTTTCACTACAGGTTGGGCCGATTCCATGGAATTCGCCAAGTTTGACAATTCACGAATCGGAAGAGTCGTGGCATGGAAGGATGCCAGACGGAAAGAACATACTTTGGCCCGGGGTGAAAGTAGGTTCATTTGGGAATGGGACCAGGGATTTCAAAAGGCCCTAGACATTTTTGCAGGATGGGAATAA
- a CDS encoding uncharacterized protein (BUSCO:EOG093407SA~MEROPS:MER0003909~EggNog:ENOG41) — MVKNSSFELQTSFKIDYAPSSIKKWRSSRTGLQVTLVDQESPIVNGYFAVGTEIMNDSGCPHTLEHLIFMGSKKYPYKGLLDTLGNLAFSVTNAWTATDQTVYTLTTAGWEGFRMLLPVYLDHLLYPTITDSACYTEVYHVDGDATDKGVVYSEMQGIENQSYFVEGLETQRALYEKSGYKSETGGLTKNLRTISHESIRKYHADNYRPDNLCIIVSGSVNENELLDVMTEFDSQLEPLPAIPNKRPFIDSEHDDPLFEPVYKTVEFPDEDESASEIQISWIGPDGRDIVMEEAVETLGKYFTDSAVSLFSKNFIEVEHSLATGSEFYSDSYYRTGMNLLFNNVPTSKADALPGKVFKLLRDHCDSAKLDLVRLRDLVERSRRKFVFSAEKSPDSMINMAIFEFTYGPADSSGLKDWLKTLHEYDTIAKWGINQWVDVYKKYFLDNNPCVVVAKPSSKLYSKLKEDNKKLIADRKSRLGEKGLKELVAKLEKAEAENNRPIPKQILDSFGRPDPSHIHFIHTTSVGAGLNKDIKNDLSSDVVKNILADTPENFPLYIHVENIESNFATIHLLFSSFEFEKKYLPYIQVFKNILLSLPIDNEDGTQISYEDVVKQLKRDTIDYSFGISFLGAYGELLDFKITIAVENYKKAIDWFYRIMFKTLFTKDRVLVALDKLVKSIPEIKRSGPTMLYSIINKTSFTDRSLRRAGDAYQQESFLRDLLMKVRDEDGFNSVKKILEDMRAQIFTLRNTRTVLILDSSKIADAVSSWEPFVERIKNGSAGLPLTDLPLTSKVLSPDGMEKRKKCVIITTPGSDSSYMSLETSIPFDYLCDDSFKIILGAEYLQCVEGPFWKAIRGTGLAYGANMSRNVETGKLAFSIYRGADVEKCFDAAKQLINDYASGVTPVDEKMRLGAISSVVNGLTNSQSNYFEAASMKVLDEILARRGPDYNGRLMKELTNISNEDLVHIFKKYFVNVFDPKHSICFISCNPVQGKSVAKHFKDAGYEVTVEQASVDENEEEEEGEESSESEVESKL, encoded by the coding sequence ATGGTCAAGAATTCGTCGTTTGAATTACAGACCAGCTTTAAGATCGACTATGCTCCTTCGTCTATCAAGAAATGGCGCTCTTCAAGAACCGGCCTCCAAGTCACTTTAGTTGACCAGGAATCTCCTATTGTCAACGGCTACTTTGCTGTTGGAACGGAGATCATGAATGACAGTGGTTGCCCTCATACTTTGGAACATTTGATTTTTATGGGGTCCAAGAAATACCCTTATAAAGGTTTATTAGATACTTTAGGAAACCTTGCGTTCAGCGTCACCAATGCATGGACTGCCACCGATCAGACTGTCTATACTTTAACCACGGCGGGTTGGGAAGGCTTTAGGATGCTTTTACCCGTCTATTTAGATCACTTGCTCTATCCTACCATTACCGACTCTGCCTGCTATACAGAGGTATATCATGTGGATGGCGATGCTACTGATAAAGGAGTTGTCTATTCAGAAATGCAAGGAATCGAGAATCAGTCGTACTTTGTCGAAGGTTTAGAAACACAGAGAGCACTTTACGAGAAGTCTGGATATAAATCCGAAACCGGTGGTCTCACCAAAAACTTACGCACTATAAGCCATGAGAGCATCAGGAAGTATCATGCTGATAATTACAGGCCTGATAATCTATGCATTATTGTCTCTGGATCAGTGAATGAAAACGAGCTTTTGGATGTTATGACCGAGTTTGACTCTCAATTGGAACCTTTACCTGCCATTCCTAACAAGAGGCCATTTATAGATAGTGAGCATGATGACCCTCTTTTTGAGCCGGTTTACAAAACTGTCGAGTTTCCGGACGAGGATGAATCTGCAAGCGAAATCCAGATTTCTTGGATTGGTCCTGATGGGAGAGATATTGTTATGGAAGAGGCAGTCGAAACTTTGGGCAAGTACTTTACCGATTCGGCAGTTTCACTCTTCAGTAAGAATTTCATCGAGGTTGAGCATTCTTTAGCAACCGGTTCCGAGTTTTATTCCGATAGCTACTACAGAACTGGAATGAACTTACTCTTCAACAATGTTCCTACTTCAAAGGCTGATGCGCTTCCTGGTAAAGTATTCAAGTTGTTGAGGGATCACTGCGATTCAGCTAAGTTGGACCTAGTTAGATTAAGGGACTTGGTGGAGCGGAGTAGAAGAAAATTCGTTTTTTCGGCCGAAAAATCACCCGATTCGATGATCAACATGGCAATCTTTGAGTTTACTTACGGGCCTGCTGATAGTTCTGGCTTGAAAGATTGGTTGAAAACCCTGCATGAGTATGATACCATTGCAAAATGGGGCATCAACCAATGGGTGGACGTCTATAAAAAGTACTTTTTGGACAATAACCCTTGCGTTGTTGTTGCAAAGCCTTCCTCGAAATTATAttcaaagttgaaggaggataATAAGAAACTCATAGCTGATAGAAAGTCAAGACTTGGCGAGAAAGGATTGAAAGAACTTGTTGCTAAGTTGGAAAAAGCAGAAGCTGAGAATAACAGACCGATTCCTAAACAGATTTTGGATTCATTTGGCCGGCCTGATCCGTCCCATATTCATTTCATACACACAACTTCTGTTGGGGCTGGTTTGAATAAGGATATCAAAAACGATCTTTCGTCTGATGTAGTGAAGAATATATTGGCAGATACGCCAGAGAACTTTCCTCTTTACATCCACGTCGAAAATATCGAGTCGAACTTTGCTacaattcatcttctcttttcatcatttgaATTCGAAAAGAAGTATCTCCCCTACATTCAAGTTTTCAAGAATatacttctttctttgccaatCGACAACGAGGATGGCACACAAATTTCTTATGAAGACGTTGTTAAACAACTTAAGAGAGACACAATTGACTATAGCTTTGGCATCTCCTTTCTTGGTGCGTACGGTGAACTTCTAGATTTCAAAATTACCATTGCTGTGGAAAATTATAAGAAGGCAATCGATTGGTTCTACAGGATTATGTTCAAGACCTTATTTACCAAAGATAGAGTTCTTGTTGCTTTAGACAAGTTGGTTAAAAGCATCCCGGAGATCAAGAGAAGTGGACCAACTATGCTTTACTCGATCATTAACAAGACCTCTTTCACTGACAGATCTTTGAGAAGAGCAGGGGACGCCTACCAACAAGAGAGCTTTTTGAGAGATCTTTTAATGAAGGtgagagatgaagatggctTCAATTCTGTTAAAAAGATACTTGAGGATATGAGAGCTCAGATTTTCACACTAAGAAACACAAGAACGGTGTTAATTCTTGATTCTTCCAAAATTGCCGACGCAGTTTCATCTTGGGAGCCATTCGTGGAAAGAATCAAGAATGGATCGGCAGGATTGCCTTTGACAGACCTCCCACTGACATCCAAAGTATTGTCTCCCGATGGAAtggaaaagaggaagaagtgTGTGATTATTACAACCCCAGGATCTGACTCCAGTTATATGAGTTTGGAAACTAGCATTCCCTTTGATTATCTTTGCGATGATTCGTTCAAGATTATTCTTGGTGCAGAATATTTGCAATGTGTGGAAGGACCATTCTGGAAGGCCATCAGAGGAACTGGTCTTGCCTACGGTGCTAACATGTCTAGAAATGTAGAGACCGGAAAATTGGCGTTCAGCATCTACCGTGGTGCCGATGTTGAGAAATGCTTTGATGCTGCCAAACAGCTAATTAACGATTATGCTTCGGGAGTTACTCCggttgatgaaaaaatgCGGCTTGGAGCTATATCTTCTGTGGTGAATGGATTGACAAACTCACAATCTAATTACTTTGAGGCTGCTAGTATGAAAGTGCTGGATGAGATTTTGGCCAGGCGTGGCCCGGATTATAACGGTCGCTTGATGAAGGAACTAACGAACATCAGTAATGAGGACTTGGTACACATTTTCAAGAAGTATTTTGTCAACGTGTTTGATCCAAAGCATTCGATCTGTTTCATTAGTTGCAACCCAGTACAGGGTAAGAGCGTTGCCAAGCATTTTAAAGATGCTGGTTATGAGGTGACGGTTGAGCAGGCATCAGTGGATGAAAacgaggaagaggaggaaggtgaagagTCCAGCGAGAGTGAAGTTGAGTCTAAATTATAA
- a CDS encoding uncharacterized protein (EggNog:ENOG41) — translation MVKSPEDFERRPNPIGWVQPKAPYNPYDPTDVRPPEGYPSEFDAPSSVKRNTGKVAQDLTDYQKIKIDMKRLKYYPRPPSELYPGRYKVLRNINHKSSFVRGAELTAKLSIYGFIAFGVFFYKWNDNENVFAPFRRLQLKVKEFVLGELSSDDYNDLYNYKKDKLIPQRPLPTIMYEQNENRNLVGEDATNNEFIKDRFGNKHVVYAEHVAQREEESMLKAMEIAERELELNKMKEQLLKSEQKPSWKFW, via the coding sequence ATGGTGAAATCTCCAgaggattttgaaagacGGCCGAACCCTATAGGATGGGTGCAGCCAAAAGCACCGTACAATCCCTATGACCCTACGGATGTTCGACCTCCTGAAGGTTACCCCAGTGAGTTTGATGCTCCATCTTcagtgaaaagaaacactGGAAAGGTTGCCCAGGATCTCACCGATTatcagaagatcaagatagatatgaagagattgaagtATTATCCAAGGCCACCATCTGAGTTATATCCTGGTAGATATAAGGTACTTCGAAACATCAACCATAAGAGTAGTTTTGTGCGAGGTGCCGAACTCACAGCTAAACTGTCTATATACGGATTTATTGCTTTTGGAGTGTTTTTCTACAAATGGAATGATAACGAGAATGTCTTTGCTCCATTCAGGAGATTGCAATTGAAAGTGAAGGAGTTTGTGTTGGGGGAACTCTCTTCCGATGATTACAACGATTTATACAACTACAAGAAAGACAAGCTGATTCCTCAAAGGCCCTTACCGACGATCATGTACGAGCAAAACGAAAATCGAAATCTTGTCGGTGAAGATGCTACCAACAACGAATTTATAAAGGATAGATTTGGTAATAAGCACGTTGTATATGCAGAGCATGTGGCACAgagagaggaagaaagcATGTTGAAAGCTATGGAAATAGCCGAAAGAGAGCTGGAACTAAACAAGATGAAGGAACAACTACTGAAATCAGAACAAAAACCAAGCTGGAAGTTTTGGTAA
- a CDS encoding uncharacterized protein (BUSCO:EOG09343ZZE): protein MVSEDSSSGSSPPFQGRSNFWVLVYGAGTATVILGGFRFYTRVLCRIPNSLEIPRQDYRRRYLYGKVTSVGDGDNFRFYHLPGGIFAGWGWLRETPEINQFKKLKDQTIHVRLCGVDAPERAHFGKPAQPFGDEAMDWLRSFILGKRVYVKPLHMDQYSRTVSKVEMLRWNGFRDVSAEMLKAGMGTVYEARMGAEFDGREAHYRKYEKKAKGRKKGMWSISKKNRMSPREYKNKYS, encoded by the coding sequence ATGGTTTCTGAAGATTCGTCCTCAGGGAGTTCACCTCCTTTTCAGGGTAGATCTAACTTTTGGGTTCTCGTATATGGCGCCGGTACTGCTACAGTTATTTTAGGCGGGTTCCGATTTTATACTAGAGTACTCTGTCGAATTCCTAATTCGTTGGAAATTCCCCGGCAGGATTATCGCCGTAGATATCTATACGGGAAGGTGACGTCTGTGGGAGATGGAGATAACTTCCGGTTCTACCATTTACCGGGAGGTATCTTTGCTGGATGGGGATGGCTAAGGGAAACTCctgaaatcaatcaattcaaaaaactcaaagatCAAACAATTCATGTCAGACTCTGTGGAGTTGATGCACCAGAAAGAGCTCATTTTGGAAAACCAGCACAGCCATTTGGAGATGAGGCTATGGACTGGCTTAGAAGCTTTATTCTTGGGAAAAGAGTCTATGTAAAGCCTCTGCATATGGATCAGTATAGTCGTACTGTGTCAAAGGTAGAAATGCTTCGATGGAATGGCTTCAGGGATGTCAGCGCCGAGATGCTCAAGGCCGGAATGGGTACAGTTTACGAGGCCAGGATGGGTGCGGAATTTGATGGAAGAGAGGCACATTATAGAAAATACGAGAAGAAGGCCAAGGGCCGTAAGAAAGGCATGTGGAGtatttcaaagaagaaccgTATGTCTCCACGTGAGTACAAAAATAAGTATTCGTGA
- a CDS encoding uncharacterized protein (EggNog:ENOG41), which translates to MVMVIEKIYQFFSLETLDTRLAAPRDLKKKQKIIQSATPSRWGTLEFKFYFLVFATVIPLMFRAAMSASNETNPNYYIYQGILSDGWIAGRKVDNSDSQYRFFRDNAFLLFALVAAHCCIRRTVGAVYKTSRISFDLIFGIIFLFAIHGFSCFKILFHVTVEFFLGRLSGKSRKLSITLMWVYGISTLFLNDRYRLVKYGDILSCLSFMDSFKGIVSRWDVFFNFTLLRMLSFNLDYVNRKYGDETGVEITPQNIERKAKVSNEAESIPLSDTHQGETYISWTQEEEIQEALLNDRKRMDARFPLSDYSYANYFSYLFYAPLFIGGPIITFNDYLFQSRHTLPSINFKRVALYGALLLFYILLMEFILHFIYVVAVSKAHAWHGDTPFQISMVGLFNLNIIWLKLLIPWRLFRFWALCDGIDAPENMLRLVDNNYSALQFWRAWHRSYNKWIIRYIYIPLGGSHNRILASLAVFSFVAVWHDIELRLLIWGWLIVFLLLPEIIATRLFSPYKDKPWYRFVCGIGAVANIWMMMLANLYGFCLGDDGLKELLGGMFTTRKGFGFFIVACFCLSVGVQVMFELRETERRRGVNVKC; encoded by the coding sequence ATGGTCATGGTCATCGAGAAAATCTaccaattcttctcattggaGACTCTTGACACTCGTCTTGCAGCTCCTCgtgatttgaagaagaagcagaagatcaTTCAGTCTGCTACTCCTTCCAGATGGGGTACTTTGGAGTTCAAATTCTACTTTTTGGTATTTGCTACAGTTATCCCTTTGATGTTCCGTGCTGCCATGTCAGCCAGTAATGAAACAAACCCCAATTACTATATTTACCAAGGGATTTTGAGCGATGGTTGGATAGCAGGTAGAAAAGTTGACAATTCGGATTCTCAGTACCGCTTTTTTAGAGACAATGCGTTTCTACTCTTTGCCTTAGTGGCTGCCCATTGCTGTATAAGGAGAACTGTTGGGGCCGTTTATAAAACCAGTCGAATCTCGTTTGATTTGATATTTGGAATCATTTTCTTATTCGCTATTCACGGCTTCAGCTGTTTTAAGATATTGTTTCATGTCACTGTTGAGTTCTTCCTCGGCAGATTGTCCGGCAAGAGTCGGAAATTGAGCATTACTCTAATGTGGGTGTATGGAATTTCCactctttttctcaatGATAGGTACAGACTCGTTAAATACGGTGACATCCTTAGCTGCTTGTCCTTCATGGATTCTTTCAAGGGTATTGTGTCCAGATGGGatgttttcttcaatttcacTTTGCTAAGAATGCTCAGTTTCAACCTGGATTATGTTAACAGGAAATACGGAGATGAAACTGGTGTAGAAATAACCCCCCAGAATATTGAACGTAAGGCTAAAGTTAGCAACGAAGCAGAGTCCATTCCTCTCTCAGACACTCACCAGGGTGAAACATATATCTCATGGACTCAAGAGGAGGAAATTCAAGAAGCCTTGCTTAACGATCGTAAGAGAATGGACGCTCGTTTCCCATTGTCTGACTACTCGTATGCTAACTACTTCTCCTACTTGTTCTATGCTCCTTTATTCATTGGTGGTCCAATTATCACTTTTAACGACTATCTTTTCCAGTCTCGCCATACGCTACCGTCAATAAATTTCAAACGTGTTGCACTCTACGGAGCACTACTTTTATTCTACATTTTGCTTATGGAGTTTATTCTTCATTTCATATATGTGGTAGCCGTATCCAAGGCTCACGCTTGGCACGGAGATACACCTTTTCAGATTTCAATGGTGGGCctcttcaatctcaatATCATCTGGTTGAAACTTCTTATTCCATGGAGACTCTTTAGATTTTGGGCCCTCTGCGATGGCATCGATGCCCCAGAGAATATGCTTCGCTTAGTCGACAACAACTATTCTGCCCTACAGTTCTGGAGAGCTTGGCACAGATCCTACAATAAATGGATCATCAGGTACATTTACATCCCGTTGGGAGGCTCGCATAATAGGATATTGGCCTCTTTGGCCGTCTTCTCGTTTGTGGCCGTTTGGCATGATATTGAATTGAGGCTCCTAATATGGGGATGGCTTATCGTTTTCTTACTTCTACCAGAGATCATTGCCACAAGGCTATTCAGTCCCTATAAGGACAAACCTTGGTATAGATTTGTGTGTGGTATTGGAGCTGTTGCCAatatttggatgatgatgcttGCCAACTTGTACGGTTTTTGTCTTGGTGATGATGGTCTGAAAGAGTTACTCGGTGGGATGTTCACGACTCGTAAAGGCTTCGGCTTCTTCATTGTTGCGTGCTTTTGCCTTAGTGTTGGAGTGCAGGTCATGTTTGAACTCAGAGAAACAGAGAGGAGACGAGGTGTCAACGTTAAATGTTAA
- a CDS encoding uncharacterized protein (EggNog:ENOG41) — protein sequence MDANQDTVRQMHGIAPGVSTPQFMNSLIKTLELMGVKGPSNPSAAQVAYRLTKLVTAEKRVMRKEKDYFNSISNWVNGLPNHENSRLLVEFNRLTDIRIRTQEELVRKQENINLQLSHVFQREHKVETQMAKRTNTQEVLRDEERKKGEGQSIHLAREKLEEIDASIEVINEQMIKAINTSLKKAFIDYVICLQTSCNRLEEGCDEFFEYVNSGTSVYSLNNNLETNLEKIQQISTSRNSSENKENRLKDRASDFKIRNHGEIREEREIQEDDDIAAKTNYVTEENACTQCNALLKEGKVVHASFCSQFKKVAAERPESSQSISMPGRMSLRIPSLLRPREATVWQ from the exons ATGGACGCCAACCAGGATACGGTCAGGCAAATGCATGGAATAGC GCCCGGGGTTTCTACTCCTCAGTTCATGAATTCTCTAATCAAGACTCTAGAGCTTATGGGAGTGAAGGGCCCAAGTAATCCAAGCGCTGCACAAGTAGCATACCGCCTAACAAAGTTGGTTACTGCGGAAAAGAGAGTaatgagaaaagaaaaggattACTTCAATAGTATCTCTAACTGGGTCAACGGTTTACCTAACCATGAAAATTCCAGATTGTTGGTTGAATTTAACCGACTTACTGATATTCGAATAAGAACTCAAGAGGAATTGGTCAGAAAGCAGGAAAATATAAACCTACAGTTGTCTCATGTTTTCCAAAGAGAACATAAAGTTGAGACTCAAATGGCTAAGAGAACCAATACCCAGGAGGTATtgagagatgaagaaagaaaaaaaggtgAAGGTCAAAGTATTCATCTGGCACGAGAGAAGTTGGAGGAGATTGATGCATCCATTGAAGTAATCAACGAACAAATGATAAAAGCCATTAATACTTCTCTGAAGAAAGCATTTATTGATTATGTTATCTGCCTTCAAACTTCTTGTAACAGATTAGAGGAAGGATGTGATGAATTCTTCGAATACGTCAATTCGGGCACATCGGTCTACTCGTTGAATAACAATCTAGAGACtaatttggaaaagatcCAACAGATATCCACTTCTAGAAACTCCTCTGAGAATAAGGAAAATCGTCTTAAGGATAGGGCCAGTGACTTCAAAATACGAAACCATGGTGaaattagagaagaaagagagattcaggaagatgatgatatagCTGCCAAGACCAATTATGTTACAGAAGAAAACGCATGCACTCAATGCAATGCTTTGCTTAAAGAGGGTAAAGTTGTACATGCTTCCTTCTGTTCTCAGTTCAAGAAAGTTGCCGCGGAAAGACCCGAATCTTCTCAAAGCATCTCAATGCCAGGAAGGATGTCACTCAGAATCCCAAGTTTACTGAGACCAAGGGAGGCAACCGTATGGCAGTAG